From a region of the Agrobacterium tumefaciens genome:
- a CDS encoding Crp/Fnr family transcriptional regulator: MNKTVKLSNKDRNILLRAPLLGIADDAAALRLIDAASVASATARHIIFKEGESAQHFYCVLTGYVRLYRLDRHGREADIRICGPGDTFNECLIFGSDSYRFNAQAAETTTLARFDLERIRFLVDQEPAIAKAIMRCLSNNALGSMECIANDRLQTAPQRVAHYLVTHGPRDAASFSLRLPFQKSLLAGKLGLAPEALSRAFSSLKKAGVTVRGRIVQVNDVAALKQI, translated from the coding sequence ATGAACAAGACAGTCAAGCTCAGCAACAAGGACCGCAACATCCTGTTGCGTGCGCCGTTGCTCGGTATTGCCGATGACGCTGCGGCCTTGCGGTTGATAGACGCCGCATCCGTAGCAAGCGCCACCGCACGCCATATCATTTTCAAGGAAGGCGAGAGCGCACAGCATTTTTACTGCGTGCTTACGGGATATGTGCGCCTTTATCGACTGGACCGGCATGGTCGAGAAGCCGACATTCGCATTTGCGGCCCGGGAGACACATTCAACGAATGCCTGATCTTCGGTAGCGACAGCTACCGCTTCAACGCACAAGCGGCCGAAACCACTACACTTGCCCGTTTTGATCTCGAGAGGATCAGGTTCCTCGTCGATCAGGAACCGGCAATCGCCAAGGCCATCATGCGGTGCTTGTCCAATAACGCGCTTGGCAGCATGGAATGTATCGCCAACGATCGCTTGCAGACCGCGCCGCAGCGCGTCGCCCATTATCTCGTGACCCACGGCCCCCGTGATGCCGCATCCTTTTCGCTACGCCTGCCCTTCCAGAAGAGCCTGCTCGCCGGCAAGCTTGGCCTTGCTCCGGAAGCGTTATCGCGCGCCTTCTCGTCGCTCAAGAAGGCAGGTGTGACCGTCAGAGGCCGCATCGTGCAGGTCAACGACGTCGCAGCGCTGAAACAAATCTAG
- a CDS encoding MBL fold metallo-hydrolase, translated as MPALHFGPYEVLRFVDGVYKAPIDHLIHREGEAALKTALSAFDRQTVDVDVNCFVLSGSDGLSLVDAGCGTAWGDSYGHARAAMIAAGIEPKDIKRILLTHIHGDHALGLFNGSAPYFPNAEIWIPEADLAFFTNESERQKLPPARQGAFDIAARILDICGQMVRPIPTGRIADGIEAISLPGHTPGQTGYLIGEGASKLLLWGDVLHSTDLQAADPAVGFIYDIDPQLAYDTRFTALNDAAENGWLVSGGHLGGFFHVTRENDAYRFIAY; from the coding sequence ATGCCTGCGCTTCATTTCGGACCCTACGAGGTCCTGCGGTTCGTCGACGGCGTCTACAAGGCGCCGATTGACCATCTCATTCATCGTGAAGGAGAGGCGGCTCTGAAGACGGCGCTTTCCGCCTTCGATCGCCAAACTGTGGATGTCGACGTCAATTGTTTCGTTCTGTCCGGTTCAGACGGTTTGTCGCTGGTCGATGCCGGTTGTGGAACCGCGTGGGGTGACAGTTACGGACACGCACGTGCTGCGATGATTGCGGCGGGCATTGAACCGAAGGACATCAAACGCATCCTGCTGACGCATATCCACGGCGATCATGCGCTTGGCCTGTTCAATGGGAGCGCTCCCTATTTTCCGAATGCGGAAATATGGATTCCAGAAGCGGATCTCGCTTTTTTCACGAATGAAAGTGAGCGCCAGAAGTTGCCACCCGCACGGCAAGGCGCCTTCGATATCGCGGCCCGAATTCTCGATATCTGCGGGCAAATGGTGAGACCGATACCGACGGGGCGCATTGCCGATGGGATCGAGGCAATTTCCTTGCCTGGACACACGCCAGGTCAAACGGGTTACCTGATTGGCGAAGGGGCAAGCAAGCTGTTGCTGTGGGGCGATGTTTTGCACAGCACGGATCTTCAGGCTGCCGATCCGGCCGTTGGTTTCATTTACGATATCGATCCGCAGCTTGCCTATGACACACGCTTCACAGCGCTGAACGATGCTGCCGAGAACGGTTGGCTGGTGTCCGGTGGTCATCTGGGCGGGTTTTTCCACGTCACCCGTGAGAACGACGCGTATCGTTTCATTGCGTACTGA
- the ureG gene encoding urease accessory protein UreG, giving the protein MKSGNGPLRIGIGGPVGSGKTALTEKLCKAMSADYSVAVVTNDIYTKEDAEALVRMQALPSERIVGVETGGCPHTAIREDATINLQAIAGLNERFPDLDVIFIESGGDNLAATFSPDLADITIYVISVCQGEEIPRKGGPGITRSDLLVINKKDLAPYVGADLGVMESDATRMRKEMPFVFTDMKRGDGIDRIVGFLKQQGGL; this is encoded by the coding sequence ATGAAATCGGGAAATGGTCCGCTTCGCATCGGCATCGGCGGGCCGGTCGGTTCCGGCAAGACGGCGCTGACTGAAAAGCTCTGTAAGGCGATGAGCGCCGATTACTCCGTCGCAGTCGTCACCAATGACATCTATACCAAGGAAGATGCCGAAGCTCTGGTGCGCATGCAGGCACTGCCTTCGGAGCGCATTGTCGGCGTCGAGACCGGCGGTTGCCCGCATACGGCGATCCGTGAGGATGCGACGATCAATCTTCAGGCGATTGCCGGCCTGAATGAACGCTTTCCCGATCTCGATGTGATCTTCATTGAATCCGGCGGCGATAATCTGGCCGCGACGTTTTCGCCCGATCTTGCCGATATCACCATCTACGTGATTTCAGTTTGCCAAGGGGAAGAAATTCCTCGCAAGGGCGGGCCTGGTATTACCCGATCGGATCTTTTGGTGATCAACAAAAAGGATCTCGCCCCCTATGTCGGCGCGGACCTCGGCGTGATGGAAAGCGATGCGACACGGATGCGCAAGGAAATGCCGTTCGTTTTCACCGACATGAAGCGGGGCGACGGCATCGACCGCATCGTCGGTTTCCTCAAGCAACAGGGCGGTCTGTAA
- a CDS encoding urease accessory protein UreF, translating into MRDDRDVGALLRLLAWLSPAFPVGAFSYSGGLEKAVEDRRVRDASSLGDWVETLLTHGALWNDAVFLSNGWRHYGDGAVLQDTADLALALAGSAERYRETLLLGNAFAAAARAWPHPVFEHLPKQAPYPITVGAVAGAHGVPLVDAIAAYLHSGVSQVVSAGIRLGIAGQTDGVSILASSEKRVAETAERAALATLDDLGSATIIADTATMRHEIQTTRLFRS; encoded by the coding sequence ATGCGCGACGATCGTGACGTTGGCGCTTTGTTGCGTCTTCTGGCGTGGCTGTCGCCAGCGTTTCCCGTCGGGGCCTTTTCCTACTCCGGTGGTTTGGAAAAAGCTGTCGAGGATCGCAGGGTTCGGGATGCTTCAAGTCTCGGTGACTGGGTGGAAACTCTGCTGACGCATGGCGCCCTCTGGAATGATGCCGTGTTCTTGAGCAATGGCTGGCGCCATTACGGCGATGGCGCAGTCTTGCAGGATACGGCGGATCTTGCCCTGGCGTTGGCAGGCTCCGCGGAGCGGTATCGAGAGACGCTGCTGCTCGGCAATGCTTTTGCCGCCGCTGCCCGCGCATGGCCGCATCCGGTCTTCGAGCACCTGCCGAAACAGGCGCCTTATCCCATCACCGTTGGCGCTGTGGCGGGCGCACATGGTGTGCCGCTTGTGGACGCCATCGCTGCCTACCTGCATTCAGGTGTGTCGCAAGTCGTCTCGGCCGGCATCCGGCTCGGTATTGCGGGACAGACCGATGGTGTTTCCATCCTGGCGTCGAGTGAGAAGCGGGTGGCGGAAACCGCGGAGAGGGCGGCTCTCGCAACGCTTGATGACCTCGGCAGCGCGACGATTATCGCGGACACGGCGACGATGCGTCACGAGATACAGACGACGCGGCTCTTCCGCTCATAA
- the ureE gene encoding urease accessory protein UreE — translation MLRVTSYLPAGIPADEPSGYVTLAHDQRHLRRKLLHLQNDEMVMLDLKEAVLFAHGDLLVVENGDLVEVRAADEKLFEIKARDRLHLIELAWHLGNRHLAAQIEDERILILRDHVIRAMLEGLGATVRDVEEPFQPVRGAYHAHGGHSHGHHHDHDHGHHHHDHG, via the coding sequence ATGCTGCGCGTCACCTCTTATCTTCCTGCCGGAATCCCTGCCGACGAGCCGTCCGGTTACGTGACGCTTGCCCATGATCAGCGTCATCTTCGCCGCAAGCTTCTGCATCTTCAGAACGATGAAATGGTGATGCTGGATTTGAAGGAAGCGGTGCTGTTTGCCCACGGCGATCTGCTGGTGGTGGAAAACGGCGATCTGGTCGAGGTTCGTGCCGCCGATGAAAAGCTTTTTGAAATCAAGGCCAGGGATCGCCTTCATCTGATCGAACTGGCCTGGCATCTCGGCAACCGTCATCTGGCCGCGCAGATCGAGGACGAGCGTATTCTCATCCTGCGTGATCATGTCATCAGAGCGATGCTGGAGGGGCTCGGCGCCACGGTGCGTGATGTGGAAGAGCCGTTCCAGCCGGTTCGCGGCGCTTACCACGCCCATGGCGGCCATTCGCACGGGCACCATCACGACCATGATCATGGTCATCATCACCACGACCACGGCTGA
- a CDS encoding peroxiredoxin, with product MLGKKVPAVTFRTRVRDEAVGGPNPFRWQDMTSDDYFKGKKVVLFSLPGAFTPTCSTFQLPDFEKLAGDFRALGVDEIYCLSVNDAFVMNAWAKGQNLENVKVIPDGSGEFTRKMGMLVAKDNLGFGMRSWRYAAVINDGVVEQWFEEEGYSDNCESDPYGVSSPQNILESLKARAAA from the coding sequence ATGCTCGGCAAGAAAGTGCCCGCCGTTACCTTCCGCACGCGCGTTCGCGACGAGGCCGTTGGCGGCCCGAACCCGTTCCGTTGGCAGGACATGACCTCGGACGATTACTTCAAGGGCAAGAAGGTCGTTCTCTTCTCGCTGCCGGGTGCGTTCACGCCAACTTGCTCGACCTTCCAGCTTCCCGATTTCGAAAAGCTGGCAGGCGATTTCCGTGCGCTCGGCGTTGACGAAATCTACTGCCTGTCGGTCAACGATGCGTTCGTGATGAATGCATGGGCCAAGGGTCAGAACCTCGAAAACGTCAAGGTCATTCCTGATGGTTCGGGTGAGTTCACCCGCAAGATGGGCATGCTGGTCGCCAAGGACAACCTCGGTTTCGGCATGCGCTCCTGGCGCTACGCTGCTGTCATTAACGACGGTGTCGTTGAGCAGTGGTTTGAGGAAGAAGGCTATTCGGACAATTGCGAATCCGATCCCTACGGCGTTTCCTCGCCGCAGAACATTCTGGAAAGCCTCAAGGCGCGCGCTGCAGCCTGA
- the ureC gene encoding urease subunit alpha: protein MPYKISRAAYASMFGPTVGDKVRLADTELFIEVEKDFTTYGEEVKFGGGKVIRDGMGQSQATRGEGAVDTVITNVLVVDHSGIYKADVGLKDGRIHAIGKAGNPDTQPGVTIIVGPSTEAIAGEGKILTAGGMDAHIHYICPQQIEEALMSGVTTMLGGGSGPAHGTLATTCTGAWHIERMIESFDAFPMNLALAGKGNASLPAPLEEMILAGASSLKLHEDWGTTPAAIDNCLTVADAFDVQVMIHTDTLNESGFVEDTVAAIRGRTIHAFHTEGAGGGHAPDIIKVCGNPNVIPSSTNPTRPYTVNTLAEHLDMLMVCHHLSPSIPEDIAFAESRIRKETIAAEDILHDIGAFSIISSDSQAMGRVGEVAIRTWQTADKMKRQRGRLKEETGENDNFRVRRYVAKYTINPAIAHGISHEIGSIEVGKRADLVLWNPAFFGVKPDMVLLGGSIAAAPMGDPNASIPTPQPMHYRPMFAAYGKLRTNSSVTFVSQASLDAGLAQRLGVAKKLLAVKNVRGGISKASMIHNSLTPHIEVDPETYEVRADGELLTCEPATVLPMAQRYFLF from the coding sequence ATGCCTTACAAGATTTCCCGTGCCGCCTATGCCAGCATGTTTGGCCCGACCGTCGGCGACAAGGTTCGTCTTGCCGATACCGAACTGTTTATCGAGGTCGAGAAGGATTTCACGACTTATGGCGAGGAAGTAAAGTTCGGCGGTGGTAAGGTCATTCGCGACGGTATGGGCCAGAGCCAGGCGACGCGTGGGGAAGGGGCGGTTGATACCGTCATCACCAATGTCCTGGTCGTCGATCATAGCGGGATCTACAAGGCAGACGTCGGCCTCAAGGACGGTCGCATTCATGCTATCGGCAAAGCAGGCAACCCCGACACCCAGCCGGGCGTAACGATTATTGTCGGCCCTTCGACCGAGGCGATTGCGGGCGAAGGCAAGATACTGACGGCCGGCGGCATGGACGCGCATATCCATTACATCTGCCCGCAGCAGATCGAAGAAGCGCTGATGAGCGGCGTCACGACCATGCTGGGCGGCGGCTCCGGTCCCGCGCATGGTACGCTTGCCACCACCTGCACCGGCGCGTGGCACATCGAGCGCATGATCGAAAGCTTCGATGCATTCCCGATGAACCTCGCGCTGGCCGGCAAGGGCAATGCCTCTCTGCCTGCGCCGCTCGAGGAAATGATTCTGGCTGGTGCCTCCTCGCTGAAGCTGCATGAGGACTGGGGTACAACGCCTGCGGCCATCGACAACTGCCTGACGGTTGCCGATGCTTTCGACGTGCAGGTCATGATCCATACCGATACGCTGAACGAAAGCGGTTTCGTTGAAGACACGGTTGCCGCCATCCGGGGCCGCACCATCCACGCCTTCCACACCGAAGGTGCGGGCGGCGGTCACGCGCCCGATATTATCAAGGTGTGCGGCAATCCGAACGTCATTCCGTCTTCGACCAATCCGACGCGGCCCTATACGGTCAACACGCTGGCGGAGCATCTCGACATGCTGATGGTCTGCCACCACCTGTCGCCATCGATCCCGGAAGACATCGCATTCGCCGAAAGCCGAATCCGCAAGGAAACCATTGCCGCTGAAGATATCCTCCACGATATCGGCGCATTTTCGATCATTTCCTCCGACAGCCAGGCCATGGGCCGCGTCGGCGAGGTGGCAATCCGCACCTGGCAGACGGCCGACAAGATGAAGCGCCAGCGTGGCCGCCTCAAGGAAGAAACCGGCGAGAACGACAATTTCCGCGTTCGCCGCTATGTCGCGAAATACACCATCAACCCGGCTATCGCACACGGTATCTCTCACGAGATCGGTTCGATCGAGGTCGGCAAACGCGCCGACCTGGTATTGTGGAACCCGGCGTTCTTCGGCGTGAAACCGGACATGGTTCTTTTGGGCGGTTCGATTGCGGCGGCGCCCATGGGTGATCCGAATGCTTCGATCCCGACGCCGCAGCCGATGCATTACCGGCCGATGTTTGCCGCTTACGGCAAGCTGCGCACCAACTCTTCCGTCACATTCGTCTCGCAGGCATCGCTTGATGCCGGTCTCGCCCAGCGTCTCGGTGTCGCCAAGAAGCTACTGGCGGTAAAGAACGTTCGCGGTGGTATCTCCAAGGCATCGATGATCCACAATTCGCTGACCCCGCATATCGAGGTAGACCCGGAGACCTATGAAGTGCGTGCCGATGGAGAATTGCTGACCTGCGAACCGGCGACGGTTTTGCCAATGGCGCAGCGTTATTTCCTGTTCTGA